The DNA segment TATTGATACTTCGCGCTTACTAGAAATCTCCCAACTTGTAGCATCAGCATCAGGATTTGATGTACATCCGTGGAAAGCAATCGTAGGGAAAAATAGTTTTGCTCACGAATCAGGTATCCACGCTCATGGTGTACTCCAAAACCCTGATACATACGAACCCTTTGCCCCCGAAGAAGTAGGCGGAGAGAGGCGTTTAGTATTGGGTAAGCATTCTGGACGGCATTTATTGTCTAACGTGCTGGAGCAGCATGGTATTTCTCTGAACCCAGAAGCGATGAAATCCGTTTTAGATGCGGTGCGACAAGCCTCAATAGACCAGAAACGTAGTTTAACTACGCAAGAACTTTTGCATTTAGCACAAACCCACCAGCAGACTGAGATAATTTCCTTATCATAGCCAGCCTAGCCATAGATACGCTGAACTTCTTTTCCGCCTGCTTCTTCCTTCTTTCTTTGTGTACTTTGCGTACTTTGCGGTTAGTTTCTCTTATCAATCAGACGCGATTTATCGCGTCTCTACAAATCAGGTTAAAAAATACGGCGTTGCTGATTTCAAATATGAATTTGTTTCACGCAAAGGCGCAAAGGCGCAAAGGTACGAAGAAGAAGAAAGGTTATTTTGGCATTTCATACTTTGAATCAGCAACGCCAAAAATACCGTCCTTCGGCAGATGTCATCAAAAGTCAAAGTAGTCACCACCCGAACCATATTTCCAAGCATCAACTAAACGATGCCAATAATATTGTTGTTCGCTAGGCTGACTTCTGATCCATGTTTCTAACATGGGACTTAACCCAAACAAAACAGTGTAAACCCCTAAATTCCCGTAATGCCCGATCCAATCAAATAAACTGAGTAAACCAACTTGCGGAATTATTTTAGCAACTAATCCCGGATGAAATAAACCAGTTTTTAACAGTGTTTGTGTAAGTCCCGAAAACTGCACCACATCTTGCAAAAACGGTTTCAAGACTGGTGTACCCAGTTGTTGCATTTCCTGAAATACAGCCTTGAGTAGTTGGTTAATTTGATCTGGGGCAATTTTTTGATTTATCCCCACACTCATGGCTTTTTGAAACAACCAGGTAACTGACAGATTTGGTTGATAGGGTTGCAGCAGGGCTAAATTTTTGGCAGATAATTGATTGGTTTGCAGTGCTTCATTAATGCCAAAGGTTAACCGTTTGAGATGACGTACCATCGCCCCAAAGCCGCCAAAACTCAAGGGAGATTGACTACCACTGCTGTCTCCCACCGTTAACAGACGATTCCAAGGGGTTTTGATAGGGCTTTGGCGATAGGTAGGAAAGAAGCCAAACAGCGCGCGTTGAAATTGCAATTGATTTAACTCCACACCCTGATATTTTGGTAGCAGTCGCAGATATTCTTCAAATAATGCTGCTAAATTCAGGCGTTGTGGTTCTGCATCCATGTAGGTAAATAAGTAAGTAGTTCTGCCATCCTTAGCGGGGAAAGCTTCCCAAAAGTATTGACATTGATTTTCTAAGGATGTGAAGGACAATAATAAGTCGCCAGTGGTATTTTCTGGAAACCCTTGGGCGCAAGTTCCCACTACTAAGCACAAAGCGTCTGGTTTTTTACCTTGGCGGGCTTGGCGGGTGATGGGAGAGAAATGTCCCATTGCGTCGATTAATAACTTAGTTTTATATTGGTTGTTAACTATGACTCCCTCTGGGTGAACTATTGCTTCAGCGAAGGGTGTATTTTCTAATAAATTGCCCCCAGCAGCGAGAAATCGGGTTTTTAATGTATCTAGTAGATAAACTGGATCTACACCGATATTTAAGACATCTTCTACCCATATTTCTGTACCACCGCCAAAACTGACTCGTGCAGGGTTATATTTAGTTGCGATCGCTTGCTCTAATTCTTCAGTAGTTAGCAAGTTTAATTCCACAAATACTTCTAATTCTGGGCGAGAGATATTCCATTCTTGTTCTCTTCCCCGTAAAATTCCTCTTTCCATTAAGGCTACTCGC comes from the Nodularia sp. NIES-3585 genome and includes:
- a CDS encoding NAD(P)/FAD-dependent oxidoreductase, translated to MSPSLTEKILSQLPGDVLGGLHQGDRLLTSIRENTAPVPTVVKESQQPLEAVDWDVIVCGGTLGILIASALAVKGLRVALMERGILRGREQEWNISRPELEVFVELNLLTTEELEQAIATKYNPARVSFGGGTEIWVEDVLNIGVDPVYLLDTLKTRFLAAGGNLLENTPFAEAIVHPEGVIVNNQYKTKLLIDAMGHFSPITRQARQGKKPDALCLVVGTCAQGFPENTTGDLLLSFTSLENQCQYFWEAFPAKDGRTTYLFTYMDAEPQRLNLAALFEEYLRLLPKYQGVELNQLQFQRALFGFFPTYRQSPIKTPWNRLLTVGDSSGSQSPLSFGGFGAMVRHLKRLTFGINEALQTNQLSAKNLALLQPYQPNLSVTWLFQKAMSVGINQKIAPDQINQLLKAVFQEMQQLGTPVLKPFLQDVVQFSGLTQTLLKTGLFHPGLVAKIIPQVGLLSLFDWIGHYGNLGVYTVLFGLSPMLETWIRSQPSEQQYYWHRLVDAWKYGSGGDYFDF